The DNA region aaTAAGTTATCCCAAGATTAATTATTTCGGGATTAGTTATCTCATGATTGTTATCCCATCCTCATAAGGATAAAAATAACATTATAATCTCGGGATAACTAATCTCAGGAGTATACTGTAATTTATCCTAACCAAACGTAGGATAAACTCATCTTAAATTTAATCCGAAAATTAATTATCtcttatccctcgtaccaaatgATCCCGAAATTTATCGGGGCTTAAGATTGCTTATGGTTAACCAAACTAGCTAGGTGCATAAATTGTGTCCATTAATTGTTGACAACatagttcaacatgtattatTAGCATATTAATTGTAGGAGAGAAAATTCACTCTaattatgcatattaattgttAGGAGAAACAATTCATTTCCACTTTAGCTTTCTAATAAGGAAATGTAATACGTTCAATTTTTAATCATCCCCCCAAAATTCATAACTAGACAAGCACTTTTATCAAAATCTACTCTCGATCGATTGAAGTTTCTAATTGAAGCATGCACGTAAACATTATTTGGTTTATAGTAAAGATATGGAAATTTAGTTAACCTTTTAGTGGGAAACTAACAATTTAATTGAAATATAGATTAGGAAACTATGAGAATCAGAAATATGATTTTCATTGACAACTTCTAGTGTTTGAAACTTCAATTAGTAGACAAAAAACGCGTACTACTTGTTAGGCGTCAACTAGAACTTAGAAGGCAAGAAGTAAACTTACTACAAACAACAAGAAATTCAAcgaaataattaattctttagttaataaagaaataaaattaaataaaattaatgaCAGAAGCAAACGCGTGGGCTCCACTAAAAGATCCTTCCATTCTATTCGTGCACACCAAATTCAGAGAATTCGTCAAAATTTAGGAGGGCATATACTACCTTATaagctgaaaattaaaaaaatgaaagaagattAATAATATCCAAAATAAAAGAACAACTAAGAAGGTGACAAAGAATTCTAAGTTCAAACCGCATTTTCCTCCTATTCCTCCTCCTAACTTCCCTATATAAATTCAATAAACCCCTCTATTCATCTCAAGAACCCCATAGTTCCTAACTCCATTTTTTTTCCTCGAGTTCAAAAAGCAAAAAAGGAAATTTcccaaaagggaagaaataaaattAGAAATGTCCTCCACTATGAAATACTCCATAATTGTTTTCTTTGCTAGCGCCCTTTTCCTCCAAGGCACTTTGGGTACGTATTGTATATATCCAATCTAATCTTCTTCCCTATTTCATGCACACAATATATTTCCATCATAGTTTGTTTAATTTTCTTTTGAATATGTAGAATGCATGTTTTCATTTGCAATATCCAGAGTAGTTTTTCATCTCACGATCAGGGGCAGAGCGACATGATCTGGAGGGTTTTAATTGAATGAAAAATTATACTGCACAAATAGTAGGGTTATAATAAATTGTTCCTCGACTTAAGACAATCTTCTAGTGTAATGACATAGATGGTTCAAGAATTACTTTAAGTCACAACTTTTAATcatatatttttgtactttttaaaATCCTCTTTAGAATTTCTGACTCCACCTGTGTCCACGACGtgtaaatttaatttttttttggggtATGTGTAAATTTAATCTCAGGGAATTTCATTTGTGAGGATTTGCCAACAAATGTGTGTGGTTTTGCGATCGCGACATCAGGGAAGAGGTGTTTGTTGGAGAATTCAGCAGGGGAAGATGGGAAGGTGGAGTATCTATGTAAGACATCTGAGGTTGTTGTTGGAAACATGAAAGAACACATTGAGACACATGAATGTGTTGATGCTTGTGGAGTTGACAGGAACTCTGTTGGGATTTCTTCTGATGCTTTGCTTGATTCTCTATTCACTTCTAAACTCTGCTCCTCTGCTTGTTACCAAAAATGTGCTAACATTGTTGACCTTTACTTCAACTTAGCTGCTGGAGAAGGTAACAACATTAGCATTTTCCctcttcctttattttctttctgtgATATATAGGCACCACATAGTTGAGTTATTTTTTGATCCCCTGCATTAGTATTTCTGGTTTAGTAATTGTTAGAATGCGATAATCTAAATATATTAGATATATAGCGCGTGAATTATAAACGGAgaacttacttgttcttcatagGAAAAGAGGAAGATTGAACTGCGGCCGGTGGTGGTTGTCACGATGTATTGAATCAACCCCTATTCGACAGTCTAAACCCTAATGTTATTAACAGAGAAGATCGATGTATTCAGTATATTTAGTTGTACACCGTATGTTTACTTGTATAAACCCAGCTAGGGTTAAAGTAAAGTTGTTCACCGTATATAATGCATTTCTGGTTTAGTAATTGTTAGAATCCGATAATCTAAACATATTAAATAGCGTGTAAATTATAAACGGAGAACTTAGAGAAGAGTGcaggaaaatattttattcagTATATTTTATTGTACATTGTATGTGTACTTATTTTGGAACTCTGAACAAACTGTCGGTGATAAGCCAAAGGAAAGTGAGGATGACGTCAAGTCATCATGCCCCTTATGCCCTAGGCGACACACATGCTACAATGGCCGGGATAAAGGGTTGCGACCCTGCGAGGGTGAGCTAACCCCAAAAACCTGTCCTCAGTTATGATTGCAGGCTATAACTTGCTTGCATGAAGCCGGAATCACTAGTAATCACTGGTCTAGGGTTATAGTAATAACTAAAGTTACTGGGCTTTACCGTAGTGGGCTTTAAGAGCACCCTTATGAGTGGACTTTATTTCCGACAGTAATGTTATTGCGTATGTTGGAAATGTGCAGGAGTGTATTTGCCAGATTTATGCAACAAGCAGAGGACCAGCCCACACCGTGCTATGATTGAGCTCTCAAGCAACGGAGCTGCACTCGAAGATGTAGCTGATGCTCCAGCTCCTTCCCCTATTTCTTTCTAATTTACTTATACTTTTGAAAAATTAATACTACAACATATACTGCATACAATTCTTTTGTTTCCTTTAAATACAAGTATTATCATTAATGTTGTATTTTTCTACAATGAATGAGGGATGTAGGGGAATTTTGGTTTGTTTCTAATTCCCTTGGATTTGTTGAAAATTGTTCCGTGAAATTCTTTTTCCAACAGAACTTGAATGAGATATTCTTCTATTTGGATTGCACTAATTATCTCTTGTTTCAAGTTCTTTGTCTTGACAAAATGAGAGGAAGTACTTGTAAAGTTTGTGGTATTAAAATTACCATATTAGTACTAATTTTAGTGCCAATAGGAAGCCGAAAACGAAAGGAAAAGGGAATTAAACAACCAAATCTAATACAAGACAAACAATAAAAAATCCTATTGTTGTCATGTCTCCTCTTCTATATATACAACATTGTTTACCCTCGTAATCGGATAACGATTGAAGTTGTTAGTGATTTAAAGGATATGcagattaacttgatacaaagcgataaattagattgcaattgaaataaataacgatATATTAACTGCAAACCACATGAATTGGATGATTTCAGCTTAGGAAAGCAAGCCACCCTTGAGTTGAATGCACTTTTATTGACACAAAGATACCAAAGAGTAAGAACTC from Nicotiana tabacum cultivar K326 chromosome 24, ASM71507v2, whole genome shotgun sequence includes:
- the LOC107784538 gene encoding uncharacterized protein LOC107784538, translating into MSSTMKYSIIVFFASALFLQGTLGNFICEDLPTNVCGFAIATSGKRCLLENSAGEDGKVEYLCKTSEVVVGNMKEHIETHECVDACGVDRNSVGISSDALLDSLFTSKLCSSACYQKCANIVDLYFNLAAGEGVYLPDLCNKQRTSPHRAMIELSSNGAALEDVADAPAPSPISF